The following proteins are encoded in a genomic region of Bradyrhizobium sp. SK17:
- a CDS encoding cyclopropane-fatty-acyl-phospholipid synthase family protein: MRTNHQHAAPGWMPIEWPPVLRATIGVLLRRMLRRIDCGEILVQLPGGRGVAISGSRGGEPVHIRIHSWKCLLRLLAHGDLGFAEGYLAGEWSTPNMHAFLNAAAPRSPHEASFERLKPPQPLTWLRHALLNRNTRRGSRRNIRAHYDLGNDFYRLWLDPSMTYSSGIYALPRQTLAQAQQTKLDRITELLDLDGGERVLEIGCGWGALARHLIERHRCHVTGLTLSTEQLGYAREQLAAHRLADRSDLRLEDYRDTEGSYDRVVSIEMLEAVGEAYWPLFFDKLRERLNVGGIAVLQVITIDERRFDNYRRRPEFIQRHIFPGGMLPTVGIIRRLVGNSGLRLASTEFFADSYARTLADWHDRFLDAWPSIEALGFDLRFKRMWEYYLAYCRLGFEIGALNVGLYKIERSS, translated from the coding sequence ATGCGCACTAATCATCAGCACGCCGCGCCGGGCTGGATGCCCATCGAATGGCCGCCAGTACTGCGCGCGACGATTGGCGTGCTGCTGCGGCGGATGCTCCGCCGGATCGATTGCGGAGAGATTCTCGTGCAATTGCCCGGTGGACGCGGTGTTGCGATCTCCGGCTCGCGTGGCGGAGAACCGGTCCATATCAGGATTCACAGCTGGAAGTGCCTGCTGCGGCTGCTTGCCCACGGCGATCTGGGCTTTGCCGAAGGCTATCTTGCCGGCGAATGGTCGACGCCCAACATGCACGCGTTCCTGAACGCGGCGGCGCCGCGCTCGCCCCACGAAGCTTCGTTCGAGCGGCTGAAGCCGCCGCAGCCCCTCACCTGGCTTCGCCACGCCCTGCTCAATCGCAACACCAGGCGCGGCAGCCGTCGCAACATCCGCGCCCATTACGATCTCGGCAACGATTTCTACCGGCTCTGGCTCGATCCGAGCATGACCTATTCATCCGGAATCTACGCCTTGCCACGCCAGACACTCGCCCAGGCCCAGCAGACCAAGCTCGATCGGATCACCGAGCTGCTCGATCTCGACGGCGGCGAGAGGGTCCTCGAAATCGGTTGCGGCTGGGGCGCGCTCGCACGACACCTGATCGAACGCCACCGCTGTCACGTCACCGGATTGACCCTGTCGACCGAGCAGCTCGGCTACGCGCGCGAGCAACTGGCCGCGCACCGGCTTGCCGACAGATCCGATCTGCGGCTCGAGGATTATCGGGACACCGAAGGCAGCTACGACCGGGTCGTCTCGATCGAGATGTTGGAAGCGGTTGGCGAAGCCTATTGGCCGCTGTTCTTCGACAAGCTACGCGAGCGGCTCAATGTCGGCGGCATCGCGGTGTTGCAGGTCATTACCATCGACGAGCGTCGCTTCGACAACTATCGCAGGCGGCCGGAATTCATCCAGCGCCATATCTTTCCCGGCGGGATGCTGCCGACCGTCGGCATCATCAGGCGGCTGGTGGGCAATTCCGGATTGCGGCTGGCTTCGACCGAGTTCTTCGCCGACAGCTATGCACGAACGCTGGCCGATTGGCACGACCGTTTCCTCGACGCCTGGCCGTCGATCGAAGCCCTCGGCTTCGATCTCAGGTTCAAGCGAATGTGGGAGTACTATTTGGCCTATTGCAGGCTGGGCTTTGAAATCGGCGCCCTCAATGTGGGGCTGTACAAGATCGAACGATCATCCTGA
- a CDS encoding cysteine synthase A: MAFNKDVIQAIGNTPLIKLKRASELTGCTILGKAEFMNPGQSVKDRAGKWMILEAEKRGALKPGGLVVESTAGNTGIGLAVVASARGYRTIIVIPETQSQEKKDFLRLCGAELVEAPALPFSNPNNYQHLGRRLADRLRKTEPNGVLFADQWNNLDNAKAHYESTGPEIWEQTGGKIDGFICSVGTGGTLAGTSRYLKEKNPNIVNACADPHGFAMYELFRNGEPKMTPGNSITEGIGLGRVTPVVETAKVDTAFLISDEDAVSVIYDLVQHEGLCLGGSTGVNIAGAIQLAKQLGPGKTIVTILADSGSRYLSKLFNPEFMRSKNLPVPEWLEKRSKIELPFE; the protein is encoded by the coding sequence ATGGCATTCAACAAAGACGTCATCCAAGCGATCGGCAACACGCCGCTGATCAAACTGAAGCGCGCATCCGAACTGACCGGCTGCACCATTCTCGGCAAGGCCGAATTCATGAATCCGGGCCAGTCGGTGAAGGATCGCGCCGGCAAATGGATGATCCTGGAGGCCGAGAAGCGCGGCGCGCTGAAGCCGGGTGGCCTGGTGGTCGAGTCGACCGCGGGCAATACCGGGATCGGACTTGCGGTCGTGGCGAGCGCCCGCGGCTATCGCACCATCATCGTGATCCCCGAGACCCAGAGCCAGGAGAAGAAGGACTTCCTGCGGCTGTGCGGCGCCGAGCTGGTGGAGGCGCCGGCTCTGCCGTTCTCCAATCCGAACAACTACCAGCATCTCGGCAGACGGCTGGCCGACCGGCTGCGCAAGACCGAGCCGAACGGCGTGCTGTTCGCCGACCAGTGGAACAACCTCGACAACGCCAAGGCGCATTACGAGTCGACCGGGCCCGAGATATGGGAGCAGACCGGCGGCAAGATCGACGGCTTCATCTGCTCGGTCGGCACCGGCGGCACGCTGGCCGGCACCAGCCGCTATCTGAAAGAGAAGAACCCGAACATCGTGAACGCCTGCGCCGACCCGCATGGCTTTGCGATGTACGAACTGTTCCGGAACGGCGAACCCAAGATGACCCCGGGCAACTCGATCACCGAAGGCATCGGCCTCGGCCGCGTCACGCCGGTGGTCGAGACCGCGAAGGTCGACACGGCGTTCCTGATCTCCGACGAGGACGCGGTGTCGGTGATCTACGATCTGGTCCAGCACGAGGGCCTGTGCCTCGGCGGCTCGACCGGCGTCAACATCGCGGGCGCAATCCAGCTCGCCAAGCAGCTCGGTCCCGGCAAGACCATCGTCACGATCCTGGCCGATTCCGGCAGCCGCTATCTGTCGAAGCTGTTCAATCCTGAGTTCATGCGCTCGAAGAACCTGCCGGTACCGGAATGGCTCGAGAAGCGCAGCAAGATCGAGCTGCCATTCGAATGA
- a CDS encoding amino acid ABC transporter ATP-binding protein — MSTAPIVNISTLNKWYGDFHVLRDINLEVGKGERIVICGPSGSGKSTLIRCINALEEFQEGEIVVDGIELGPNLRRVDEVRREVGMVFQSFNLFPHLTVLDNCTLAPIWVRNIPKKDAEATAMKFLERVKIPHQANKFPGQMSGGQQQRVAIARALTMNPKVMLFDEPTSALDPEMVKEVLDTMVDLAKEGMTMLVVTHEMGFAREVANRVVFMDAGQIIESNTPQEFFANPQHARTKLFLSQILR, encoded by the coding sequence ATGTCCACAGCCCCGATCGTCAACATTTCCACGCTCAACAAATGGTACGGCGACTTCCACGTGTTGCGCGACATCAATCTTGAGGTCGGCAAGGGCGAGCGGATCGTGATCTGCGGCCCGTCCGGCTCGGGCAAGTCGACGCTGATCCGCTGCATCAACGCGCTGGAGGAATTCCAGGAGGGCGAGATCGTGGTCGACGGCATCGAGCTTGGCCCGAACCTGCGCCGCGTCGACGAGGTTCGCCGCGAGGTCGGCATGGTGTTCCAGAGCTTCAACTTGTTCCCGCATCTCACGGTGCTCGACAATTGCACGCTGGCGCCGATCTGGGTGCGCAACATCCCGAAGAAGGATGCCGAGGCAACTGCGATGAAGTTCCTGGAGCGGGTCAAGATCCCGCACCAGGCCAACAAGTTTCCCGGCCAGATGTCGGGCGGTCAGCAGCAGCGCGTCGCGATCGCCCGCGCACTGACCATGAACCCGAAGGTGATGCTGTTCGACGAGCCGACCTCGGCGCTCGACCCGGAAATGGTCAAGGAGGTGCTCGACACCATGGTCGACCTCGCCAAGGAAGGCATGACCATGCTGGTCGTGACCCATGAAATGGGCTTTGCCCGCGAGGTCGCCAACCGCGTCGTGTTCATGGATGCCGGCCAGATCATTGAATCGAACACGCCGCAGGAATTCTTCGCCAACCCGCAGCACGCGCGGACGAAGCTGTTCCTGAGCCAGATTTTGAGGTGA
- a CDS encoding amino acid ABC transporter permease, giving the protein MTDISASFVRQDLVAERAAPAKSTGFIGFLRTRLLNSPGNILLTIVGLLLAGYIVIPAVKFLLVDAVWTGKDRTACLAEQAGHQVGACWPYIQAKLTQLIYGFYPEAQRWRVNLTYGLGAALLLPLLLPRLPAKGLNSGLFFFAFPVVAFFLLHGGGIAGFGVSWTAGLLQLFEQSIGGAGDLLVNLSKNSPIAPLLWVIGKLLVLVGLLIHWLIFPLTWLRDQLQLSSLPVWGDFLLTTVIVTAVLFVLGGGVRTGRRALVGSVLTFAGMAIGIKLMGLDRGGFPIVDTRLWGGLLVTLVIAITGIVASMPIGIALALGRRSTIPLIRIFSIAFIEFWRGVPLITVLFFATYMLPLFVPGNFAVDGLLRALIGVAIFTGAYMAEVIRGGLAAVARGQAEAASALGLSWWKTTSLIVLPQALRYVIPGIVNSFISLFKDTSLVSIVALFDLLGSLRASFSDPNWSTPTTAFTGFAFAGMIYFVFCFGMSRYSLFVENRLNAHRRH; this is encoded by the coding sequence ATGACCGATATTTCAGCCTCGTTTGTCCGGCAGGACCTGGTCGCCGAACGCGCGGCGCCGGCGAAGAGCACCGGCTTCATCGGCTTCCTGCGAACGCGGCTGTTGAATTCGCCGGGCAATATTCTGCTCACGATCGTCGGGCTCTTGCTGGCTGGGTACATCGTGATCCCGGCGGTCAAATTCCTGCTGGTTGACGCGGTGTGGACCGGCAAGGATCGTACCGCGTGCCTCGCCGAACAGGCCGGGCACCAGGTCGGCGCCTGCTGGCCCTATATTCAGGCCAAGTTGACGCAGTTGATCTATGGCTTCTATCCGGAAGCCCAGCGCTGGCGCGTCAACCTGACCTATGGGCTCGGTGCCGCGCTGTTGCTGCCGCTGCTGCTGCCGCGCCTGCCGGCGAAGGGCCTCAATTCGGGCCTGTTCTTCTTCGCGTTCCCGGTGGTGGCGTTCTTCCTGTTGCATGGCGGCGGCATCGCGGGCTTCGGCGTGAGCTGGACCGCAGGCCTGTTGCAACTGTTTGAGCAAAGCATCGGCGGCGCCGGCGACCTGCTGGTCAATCTCAGCAAGAATTCGCCGATCGCGCCGCTGCTGTGGGTCATCGGCAAGCTGCTCGTCCTGGTCGGGTTGCTGATCCATTGGCTGATCTTTCCGCTGACCTGGCTGCGCGATCAGTTACAGCTCTCGTCACTGCCGGTCTGGGGCGATTTCCTTCTCACCACCGTGATCGTCACCGCCGTGCTGTTTGTGCTCGGAGGCGGTGTGCGGACCGGCCGCAGGGCGCTGGTCGGCAGCGTGCTGACGTTTGCCGGAATGGCAATCGGCATCAAGCTGATGGGGCTCGATCGCGGCGGTTTTCCGATCGTCGACACGCGGCTGTGGGGCGGCCTCCTGGTGACGCTGGTGATCGCGATCACCGGCATCGTCGCCTCGATGCCGATCGGGATCGCGCTCGCGCTCGGCCGCCGCTCGACCATCCCGCTGATCCGGATCTTCTCGATCGCCTTCATCGAGTTCTGGCGCGGCGTGCCGTTGATCACGGTGCTGTTCTTCGCGACCTACATGCTGCCGCTGTTCGTGCCGGGCAATTTCGCCGTCGACGGCCTGTTGCGCGCCCTGATCGGCGTGGCGATCTTTACCGGCGCCTATATGGCCGAGGTGATCAGGGGCGGGCTCGCCGCGGTGGCGCGCGGGCAGGCGGAGGCCGCGTCGGCGCTCGGCCTGTCCTGGTGGAAGACGACGTCACTGATCGTGCTACCGCAGGCGCTGCGCTATGTCATTCCCGGCATCGTCAACAGCTTCATCTCGCTGTTCAAGGATACGTCGCTGGTGTCGATCGTGGCGTTGTTCGATCTGTTGGGTTCGCTGCGGGCGTCGTTCTCGGACCCGAACTGGTCGACGCCGACCACGGCCTTCACCGGCTTCGCTTTTGCCGGAATGATCTACTTCGTGTTCTGCTTTGGAATGTCGCGCTACTCGCTGTTCGTCGAAAACCGGCTCAACGCTCATCGCCGCCACTGA
- a CDS encoding amino acid ABC transporter permease — protein MSIAPRKPPLQLALRLKRTLGGKAGWNGVAAQIAFAAILAWIAYEIVANARTNLETQHIASGFGFLKYNAGFDVNQSLIAYNNSDTYWRVFFVGLLNTILVSVIGIVFATVIGFIVALCRLSPNSLLSRIGGIYVEIVRNLPLLFQILFWYLAVLAALPAPRQSISIFSTFFLNNRGLIVPQPVSEPGLYPFLAALAIGVAAALGLRHAARRALFRRGQMIRIWPYVLGCLVGLPLISMLIFGWPLTFELPQLKGFNFAGGARIIPEFVALTVALSTYTGAFIAEIVRAGVMSVHKGQMEAGASLGLSRAATLRLIVVPQAMRVIVPPLTSQYLNLTKNSSLAVAIGYPDLVSVFAGTAISQTGQAIEIIAMTMGVYLLLSLTTSALMSAYGWRINRSMTA, from the coding sequence ATGAGTATCGCGCCCCGCAAACCACCGCTGCAACTTGCCCTCAGGCTGAAGCGCACGCTTGGCGGCAAGGCCGGCTGGAACGGGGTGGCCGCCCAGATTGCCTTCGCCGCGATCCTGGCCTGGATCGCCTACGAGATCGTGGCGAACGCGCGCACCAACCTGGAGACCCAGCACATTGCATCGGGCTTCGGCTTCCTCAAATACAACGCAGGCTTTGACGTCAATCAGAGCCTGATCGCCTACAACAACTCCGACACCTACTGGCGCGTGTTCTTCGTCGGTCTGTTGAACACGATCCTGGTCTCGGTGATCGGCATTGTCTTTGCCACGGTGATCGGCTTCATCGTGGCGCTGTGCCGGTTGTCGCCCAATTCCTTGTTGTCGCGGATCGGCGGCATCTATGTCGAGATCGTCAGGAATTTGCCGCTCCTGTTCCAGATTCTGTTCTGGTATCTCGCCGTGCTTGCGGCACTGCCGGCGCCGCGGCAGAGCATCTCGATCTTCAGCACATTCTTCCTTAACAATCGCGGCCTGATCGTGCCGCAGCCGGTCAGCGAGCCGGGGCTGTATCCGTTCCTGGCCGCGCTCGCGATCGGCGTTGCCGCAGCGCTGGGCTTGCGACACGCCGCGCGGCGTGCCCTGTTCCGGCGCGGGCAGATGATCCGGATCTGGCCCTATGTGCTGGGTTGCCTCGTCGGCCTGCCGCTGATCTCGATGCTGATCTTTGGCTGGCCGCTCACGTTCGAACTACCGCAACTGAAGGGATTCAACTTCGCCGGCGGCGCGCGGATCATCCCCGAATTCGTTGCGTTGACGGTCGCGTTGTCGACCTACACGGGGGCATTCATCGCCGAGATCGTCCGCGCCGGCGTCATGTCAGTGCACAAGGGACAGATGGAGGCGGGCGCGTCGCTCGGCCTGAGCCGCGCTGCGACGCTGCGGCTGATCGTGGTGCCGCAGGCGATGCGGGTCATCGTGCCGCCGCTGACCAGCCAGTACCTCAATCTCACCAAGAACTCGTCGCTGGCGGTGGCCATCGGCTATCCGGATCTGGTCTCGGTGTTCGCCGGCACCGCGATCAGCCAGACCGGGCAGGCGATCGAGATCATCGCCATGACGATGGGCGTCTACCTGCTGCTCTCGCTGACGACCAGCGCGCTGATGAGCGCCTATGGCTGGCGCATCAACCGGAGCATGACGGCATGA
- a CDS encoding amino acid ABC transporter substrate-binding protein: MKRVSLAVILAAAAALSVQAASAQTLKTVKDRGQLSCGVSQGLPGFSAPDDKGNWTGIDVDVCRAIAAVVLDDPTKVKFVPLSAKDRFTALQSGEIDVLSRNTTWTVSRDTSLGANFTGVTYYDGQGFMVKKSLKVNSALELNSASVCVQTGTTTEQNLADFFKGNNMKYEVIAFGSIDEAVKAYESGRCDVFTDDASGLYASRLKLANPADHIVLPEIISKEPLGPMVRHGDDQWFDIVKWTLFAMINAEELGITQKNVDTMLKSDKPEMKRVLGTDGNLGEQLGLTKDWVVRIVKAVGNYGESFERNVGTGSPLGIARGVNNLWNKGGIQYAPPIR; this comes from the coding sequence ATGAAACGCGTATCCCTGGCTGTCATCCTTGCCGCTGCCGCCGCCCTGTCGGTCCAGGCGGCCTCGGCGCAAACCCTCAAGACGGTCAAGGATCGGGGCCAGTTGTCCTGCGGCGTCAGCCAGGGGCTGCCCGGATTTTCGGCACCCGACGACAAGGGGAACTGGACCGGGATCGACGTCGACGTGTGCCGGGCCATCGCCGCCGTGGTGCTCGACGACCCGACCAAGGTCAAGTTCGTGCCGCTGTCGGCCAAGGATCGCTTTACCGCGCTACAGTCGGGCGAGATCGATGTGCTGTCGCGCAATACCACCTGGACGGTGTCGCGCGACACCTCGCTCGGCGCCAACTTCACCGGCGTGACCTATTACGACGGGCAGGGCTTCATGGTGAAGAAGTCGCTCAAGGTCAATTCGGCGCTCGAACTGAACAGCGCGTCGGTCTGTGTGCAGACCGGAACCACCACCGAGCAGAACCTCGCCGACTTCTTCAAGGGCAACAACATGAAGTATGAGGTGATCGCGTTCGGCAGCATCGACGAAGCGGTCAAGGCCTATGAATCCGGACGCTGCGACGTCTTCACCGACGACGCCTCCGGGCTCTATGCCAGCCGGCTGAAGCTTGCCAACCCCGCCGATCACATCGTGCTCCCGGAAATCATTTCCAAGGAGCCGCTGGGGCCGATGGTGCGTCACGGCGACGATCAGTGGTTCGACATCGTGAAGTGGACGCTGTTTGCGATGATCAACGCCGAGGAGCTCGGCATTACCCAGAAGAACGTCGACACGATGCTCAAATCCGACAAGCCGGAGATGAAGCGGGTGCTCGGCACCGACGGCAATCTGGGTGAACAGCTCGGCCTCACCAAGGACTGGGTGGTACGGATCGTGAAGGCGGTCGGCAATTACGGCGAAAGCTTCGAGCGCAATGTCGGCACCGGCTCGCCGCTCGGTATCGCGCGCGGCGTCAACAATCTCTGGAACAAGGGCGGTATCCAGTACGCGCCGCCGATCCGCTGA
- the metC gene encoding cystathionine beta-lyase encodes MHDLVQRLPPSHQLQAATRLVTAGRDTKAQRGFVNPPVFHGSTVLYPTAEDLHAHRAEFTYGRHGSPTTRALQDALMALEGPQCAGVGLTPSGLAAISTTLLAVLKAGDHLLVCDNAYRPTRNVCEKVLTRYGIETSYFDPLIGAGIEPLFRPNTRAVLVEAPGSQSFEMPDVRAISAVAHARGALVIDDNTWATALYRRSLDQGVDISMQAGTKYIGGHSDIMFGTIAANAKTWPMIQEAIGLLGICAGPDDVYLALRGLRTLSVRLAQHHRSGLDMARWLAARPEVDRVLHPALETDPGHAIWKRDFSGASGLFSIVLKPVPQSAVDAMLNTLKLFGMGFSWGGFESLAIPFDCSDYRTATKWSPGGPTLRLHIGLESLDDLKADLDRGFAALNAAS; translated from the coding sequence ATCCATGACCTCGTCCAACGGCTCCCCCCCTCCCATCAGCTCCAGGCCGCGACCCGCCTGGTCACGGCCGGCCGCGACACCAAGGCCCAGCGGGGCTTTGTCAATCCGCCGGTGTTTCACGGCTCGACCGTGCTCTATCCGACCGCCGAGGATCTCCACGCCCATCGCGCCGAATTTACCTATGGCCGCCACGGCAGCCCGACCACCCGGGCGCTGCAAGACGCGCTGATGGCGCTGGAGGGCCCGCAATGCGCCGGCGTCGGCCTCACCCCATCGGGACTGGCCGCGATCAGCACCACGCTGCTCGCGGTGCTGAAGGCCGGCGACCACCTGCTGGTGTGCGACAACGCCTATCGGCCGACCCGCAATGTCTGCGAGAAGGTCCTGACGCGATACGGCATCGAGACCAGCTATTTCGATCCGCTGATCGGCGCCGGCATCGAGCCGCTGTTCAGGCCGAACACCCGCGCGGTGCTGGTCGAGGCGCCCGGCTCGCAATCCTTCGAGATGCCCGACGTGCGCGCGATATCGGCCGTGGCGCATGCCCGCGGCGCGCTGGTGATCGACGACAACACCTGGGCGACGGCGCTCTATCGCCGGTCACTCGATCAGGGCGTCGACATCAGCATGCAGGCCGGCACCAAATATATCGGCGGCCACTCCGACATCATGTTCGGCACCATCGCGGCGAACGCCAAGACCTGGCCGATGATCCAGGAGGCGATCGGGTTGCTCGGCATCTGTGCCGGTCCCGATGACGTCTATCTCGCACTGCGCGGGCTCCGTACGCTGTCGGTGCGGCTTGCCCAGCACCACCGCTCCGGGCTCGACATGGCGCGGTGGCTGGCGGCGCGGCCCGAGGTCGATCGGGTGCTGCACCCTGCCCTCGAGACCGATCCGGGACATGCGATCTGGAAGCGCGACTTCAGCGGTGCCTCGGGCCTGTTCAGCATCGTGCTGAAGCCGGTGCCGCAGAGTGCGGTCGATGCGATGCTCAACACGCTGAAGCTGTTCGGCATGGGCTTTTCCTGGGGCGGCTTCGAAAGCCTCGCCATCCCGTTCGACTGTAGCGACTATCGCACCGCGACCAAATGGTCGCCGGGCGGCCCGACATTGCGGCTGCATATCGGGCTCGAGAGCCTCGACGACCTCAAGGCCGATCTCGATCGCGGATTTGCAGCGTTGAACGCCGCGTCCTGA
- the cpaB gene encoding Flp pilus assembly protein CpaB: MKTARIVVLGIAGVAGLAAMYLASIGDHKPAQVAQPAAPQLPTVEVLVAKSDIGLGQALKAEDVQWQRWPAETASSAFLRHDTNADAMNEVIGSIARAPFIIGEPIREQKLVKANGSGFMAAILPSGMRAISTEISPETGAGGFILPNDRVDVILSRRDKNPDQLSGRDIVTTEILLSNVRVLAIDQAPKEKDGNNSLIGKTVTLELKPEQAETLARARQTGTLALALRSIADVNEKVDETGEHAPKRGESIKVVRFGILSSQTTQK, from the coding sequence ATGAAGACGGCACGCATCGTGGTCCTCGGCATCGCCGGCGTCGCAGGCCTCGCGGCGATGTATCTCGCGAGCATCGGCGATCACAAACCCGCGCAGGTCGCGCAGCCGGCCGCGCCGCAGCTTCCGACGGTCGAGGTGCTGGTGGCGAAGTCCGACATCGGTCTCGGACAGGCACTCAAGGCCGAAGACGTGCAATGGCAGCGCTGGCCGGCCGAGACCGCGAGCAGCGCGTTCCTGCGCCACGACACCAATGCCGATGCCATGAACGAAGTGATCGGCTCGATCGCGCGCGCCCCCTTCATCATCGGCGAACCGATCCGCGAGCAGAAACTGGTCAAGGCCAATGGCAGCGGCTTCATGGCCGCGATCCTGCCCTCCGGCATGCGCGCGATCTCCACGGAAATCTCGCCCGAGACCGGCGCCGGCGGCTTCATCCTGCCGAACGACCGCGTCGACGTGATCCTGTCGCGACGCGACAAGAACCCCGATCAGCTGAGCGGCCGCGACATCGTCACCACCGAAATCCTGCTGTCCAACGTCCGCGTGCTGGCGATCGACCAGGCGCCGAAGGAGAAGGACGGCAATAACTCCCTGATCGGCAAGACCGTGACCCTCGAGCTCAAGCCTGAACAGGCCGAGACGCTCGCGCGAGCGCGGCAAACAGGCACTCTGGCGCTCGCACTGCGCAGCATCGCGGACGTCAACGAGAAGGTCGACGAGACCGGCGAACATGCCCCGAAGCGGGGCGAGAGCATCAAGGTGGTGCGTTTCGGCATCCTGAGCTCTCAGACGACACAGAAGTGA
- a CDS encoding type II and III secretion system protein family protein, protein MTTGARQLAMRTMLARSLSYSAVAAIMLVPAFASAADPDKNADVAVTSSIAAKTRSVSLGVGKSVVVDLPREAKDVLVADPKIANAVIRSAQRAYIIGAAVGQTNVVFFDADGNQVASYDIAIKRDLNGMRAALKQMLPGVQIEGVGESVVLTGSVSSPVEAQQAGDIAAKLVGSADKVVNSIVVRDRDQVMLKVTVAEVRRDVVKQLGVDLSANMNYGTAAVVFNNANAFTANNGPLAANSLTGAAVNKLGVPTVTATLRAMESAGVVKTLAEPNLTAISGESATFVSGGEFPIPTGVTCQTTTSGTIGNCVQTVSFKKFGISLNFTPVVLTEGRISLKVMTEVSEVSMDNALTGGQGGTTIPSIKTRRADTTLEVPSGGSIAMAGLIQEQTKQAINGMPGVDQIPVLGQLFRSQDFVNNETELMVIVTPYVVRAVAQKELSRPDDGFAPASDAQSALLARVNRIYGVAARGEPIGATPVNFGFIID, encoded by the coding sequence ATGACAACGGGTGCAAGACAACTGGCGATGCGGACCATGCTGGCCCGTTCGCTGTCCTATTCGGCGGTTGCAGCGATCATGCTGGTCCCGGCCTTCGCCAGCGCGGCCGATCCCGACAAGAACGCCGACGTCGCGGTAACCAGCAGCATCGCCGCCAAGACGCGCTCCGTCTCGCTCGGCGTCGGCAAGTCGGTGGTGGTCGACCTGCCGCGCGAGGCCAAGGACGTTCTGGTCGCCGACCCCAAGATCGCCAATGCCGTGATCCGATCGGCGCAGCGCGCCTACATCATCGGAGCGGCGGTCGGCCAGACCAACGTGGTGTTCTTCGACGCCGACGGCAACCAGGTCGCCTCCTACGACATCGCGATCAAGCGCGACCTCAACGGCATGCGGGCGGCGCTGAAGCAGATGCTGCCCGGCGTCCAGATCGAGGGCGTCGGCGAAAGCGTGGTGCTGACCGGCTCGGTGTCGAGCCCGGTGGAAGCCCAGCAGGCCGGCGACATCGCCGCGAAGCTGGTCGGCAGCGCCGACAAGGTCGTCAACTCCATCGTCGTGCGCGACCGCGACCAGGTGATGCTCAAGGTCACCGTCGCCGAGGTGCGCCGCGACGTCGTCAAGCAGCTCGGTGTCGATCTCAGCGCCAACATGAACTACGGCACCGCCGCGGTTGTGTTCAACAACGCGAATGCCTTCACCGCCAACAACGGACCGCTCGCGGCCAATTCGTTGACCGGCGCGGCCGTGAACAAGCTCGGCGTGCCGACAGTCACCGCGACGCTGCGCGCGATGGAGAGCGCGGGCGTGGTGAAGACGCTCGCCGAACCCAACCTCACCGCGATCTCTGGCGAATCCGCGACCTTCGTCTCGGGCGGCGAGTTTCCGATTCCGACCGGCGTGACCTGCCAGACGACGACCTCGGGCACGATCGGCAATTGCGTCCAGACCGTCAGCTTCAAGAAGTTCGGCATCTCGCTCAACTTCACCCCGGTGGTGCTGACCGAGGGCCGCATCAGCCTGAAGGTGATGACCGAGGTTTCCGAGGTCTCGATGGACAACGCCCTGACCGGTGGCCAGGGCGGCACGACCATTCCCTCGATCAAGACCCGCCGCGCCGACACCACGCTGGAAGTGCCGTCCGGCGGCTCGATCGCGATGGCGGGATTGATCCAGGAACAGACCAAGCAAGCCATCAACGGCATGCCCGGCGTCGATCAGATTCCGGTGCTCGGCCAGTTGTTCAGGAGCCAGGACTTCGTCAACAACGAGACCGAGCTCATGGTCATCGTGACGCCCTATGTGGTGCGCGCCGTTGCGCAGAAGGAATTGTCGCGTCCCGACGACGGATTTGCACCGGCCTCCGACGCGCAGTCGGCGCTGCTGGCGCGCGTCAATCGCATCTACGGCGTTGCCGCCCGCGGCGAGCCGATCGGCGCCACGCCGGTCAATTTCGGCTTCATCATCGACTGA